The following proteins are encoded in a genomic region of Hippopotamus amphibius kiboko isolate mHipAmp2 chromosome 8, mHipAmp2.hap2, whole genome shotgun sequence:
- the SPC25 gene encoding kinetochore protein Spc25, producing MVEDELALFDRNINEFWNKFRSTVSDTSCQMVGLRDTYKDSIKAFAEKLSVKLKEEERMVEMFLEYQNQICRQNKLIQEKKENLLKLIAEVKDKKQELEALTANIQDLKKEYARKKETISTANKANEERLKRLQKSADLYKDRLGLEIRKIYGDKLQFIFTNIDPTHPESPFMFSLCLNEARDYEVSDSAPHLECLAEFQENVRKTNNFSAFLANVRKAFTAMVYN from the exons ATGGTGGAGGACGAACTGGCACTATTCGATAGAAACATAAATGAATTTTGGAATAAATTCAGAAGCACTGTCAGTGACACCTCCTGTCAGATGGTGGGACTAAGAGATACCTACAAGGATTCCATTAAAGCATTTGCAG aaaaaCTGTCTGTGAAATTAAAGGAAGAAGAACGAATGGTTGAGATGTTTCTGGAATATCAAAATC AGATCTGCAGGCAGAATAAgctcattcaagaaaaaaaagagaatttgttAAAGTTGATTGCTGaagtaaaagacaaaaagcaGGAATTGGAAGCACTGACGGCAAATATCCAGGATCTTAAGAAAGAATATGCTAGGAAGAAGGAAA CTATTTCCACTGCTAACAAAGCTAATGAAGAGAGGTTAAAAAGGCTACAGAAATCTGCAGACTTGTATAAAGATCGACTTGGACTAGAAATTCGAAAAATTTATG GTGATAAATTGCAGTTTATATTCACTAATATTGACCCTACGCATCCTGAGAGCCCGTTTATGTTTTCTCTGTGCCTGAACGAAGCAAGGGACTATGAAG TGTCAGATAGTGCCCCTCACCTGGAGTGCCTAGCGGAATTTCAAGAAAATGTAAGGAAGACCAAcaatttttcagcttttcttgcCAATGTTCGGAAAGCTTTTACTGCTATGGTTTATAATTAA